Proteins encoded in a region of the Stieleria neptunia genome:
- a CDS encoding alpha/beta fold hydrolase: MTMSTTSVDTPPLVLLSGLAADARIFAPQKISFPQMHCPGWLEPERSETINDYAGRLAETLDNDPCIIGGASFGGIVALHLAEHVDARAVILIGSIRAPSQLPMFARCARPLGFLIPFIPVRLLQVLTRPIATPFGKRHAPFVYGLACQFRDSNPVVFKWSLRRILDWSITPKVSCPVFQLHGDRDWTLPLRYTDPDEIVAGGGHVLSITHPAEVNSYIRQILNEVASTLSTAREHHGPQQ, translated from the coding sequence ATGACAATGTCTACGACTTCAGTTGATACGCCGCCGCTCGTTCTGCTCTCAGGGCTTGCTGCGGACGCCCGCATCTTTGCGCCGCAAAAAATTTCGTTCCCGCAGATGCATTGTCCAGGTTGGCTGGAGCCGGAACGTTCCGAAACGATCAATGACTACGCCGGCCGTTTAGCCGAAACACTCGACAACGATCCGTGCATCATCGGCGGCGCATCGTTTGGCGGAATCGTCGCTTTGCATCTGGCAGAACACGTTGACGCCCGAGCCGTGATCTTGATCGGAAGTATCAGGGCGCCGTCGCAATTGCCAATGTTTGCCCGCTGCGCTCGACCACTTGGGTTCTTGATCCCCTTCATTCCGGTACGTCTACTTCAAGTTCTGACTCGGCCGATCGCGACGCCGTTTGGCAAACGGCATGCACCGTTCGTGTACGGACTTGCTTGTCAGTTCCGCGACTCCAACCCGGTCGTTTTCAAATGGTCGTTACGTCGCATTTTGGATTGGTCGATCACACCGAAAGTTTCTTGTCCCGTCTTTCAACTGCACGGTGACCGCGACTGGACACTCCCGTTGCGCTACACGGATCCCGACGAGATCGTTGCAGGCGGCGGGCACGTGCTTTCGATCACTCACCCCGCCGAGGTAAATTCCTACATTCGACAGATTCTTAACGAGGTTGCGTCAACGTTGAGCACCGCACGCGAGCATCACGGACCGCAGCAGTAA
- a CDS encoding acyl carrier protein, with translation MNASSDWLDLIELIMETEDEFGVTIPDTPKTPVGKLIFTRQPFRVRDLAEFAFLNQGAGKPTCSLSCANNCGSLERGRRCNRS, from the coding sequence GTGAACGCGTCTTCGGATTGGCTCGATCTGATCGAGCTGATCATGGAAACCGAAGATGAATTCGGCGTCACAATTCCGGACACGCCGAAGACGCCAGTCGGCAAACTGATCTTCACTCGGCAGCCGTTCCGGGTTCGCGACCTCGCCGAATTCGCGTTCTTGAACCAGGGGGCCGGCAAGCCGACATGCAGTTTGAGTTGTGCGAACAATTGTGGAAGCCTCGAGCGGGGACGGCGATGCAACCGGTCGTGA
- a CDS encoding formylglycine-generating enzyme family protein, which translates to MWKPRAGTAMQPVVMVSWYAADAYSRWANGHDGAADGSERSYLPTEAQWEYAAAGAFDETERVDAEIHGRGETYELAGLPLPAVQQMFGQSRFGLRHMSGTIWHWCRDWFSPKLYSSKAATRHDPVAEVETGVRSERGGSWVGPIELCRLSYRRGRNPDARGRCLGFRCVGDVPS; encoded by the coding sequence TTGTGGAAGCCTCGAGCGGGGACGGCGATGCAACCGGTCGTGATGGTTTCGTGGTACGCCGCCGATGCTTACTCACGTTGGGCAAACGGCCACGACGGGGCCGCGGACGGATCTGAGCGGAGCTATCTGCCAACAGAAGCCCAGTGGGAATACGCCGCCGCAGGAGCGTTCGACGAAACGGAACGTGTCGACGCGGAAATCCACGGGCGGGGCGAAACCTACGAATTGGCGGGTTTGCCGCTGCCGGCGGTGCAGCAGATGTTTGGTCAATCACGGTTTGGCCTGAGGCACATGAGTGGCACGATCTGGCATTGGTGCCGCGATTGGTTCTCGCCTAAATTATATTCTAGCAAAGCTGCCACCAGACACGACCCGGTCGCCGAGGTTGAAACCGGAGTGCGAAGTGAGCGCGGTGGAAGCTGGGTGGGGCCGATTGAACTGTGCCGGCTAAGTTACCGCCGCGGCCGAAATCCCGACGCGCGCGGCCGGTGCCTCGGGTTTCGATGCGTTGGTGACGTCCCAAGTTGA
- a CDS encoding M56 family metallopeptidase, translating to MNAFSWIESVWQIGMLYAVQSTILILGVMAVVRLCRVRDAAVLSMIYRFTMVAVVVSPLVTVGMKQAQVDGWWPVTPTQEVAAEANTSFSTRAIAMPNEFATSGDVPPQRIENEAVPNEPVALAASDLQPVFDVPPPNELAGVEDVGDETILTTIDATATAGAGAFFVCRTIAVAAWLVVSLALLIRHGRAFLSLRRSLRRSVPASSEIQALCDQMARDLQATSPRVICSPYFESPFLSGVWNPIIHLCSDDVGMMESSDDAEIRDVLAHELAHLKRHDLIVRMVNHAVLSLLFFQPLLWRLVDWIEGTAEDVCDDFALGLGASRQCYARRLVDLAERCDFPLGSAVGIASGNSMLQHRVKRIMEDGRRLSTAAGTKAKWSAAAVSVAAVLIAGLSFTPAAIVSAGPPRDLAIAQPETDESTQLPEEKLAKTDATAETPTSAEVPLGVIRGTILGSDGPKAGADVYWWRSRVYDDDPMKPVKVTTDENGKFELKRTAPAPDQVGVWEMSELMVVRAKGYAFNTASPRKFGSATGFNPDWPEQNSQLPKPGATFQLNKEGPAVSGKLVDIEGQPIENASVRIRWFSKRWFRNSGGGIQNSRPKNPVPETEEDLIRDVNRLVNTIEQVPLRDALPRATTDAEGRFRLTELPADCFFELLIERDGFESTTLVVRNDGGENVVTVPQAEGYAHKPPTKLYPPNFEAVIGPSSVVMGTVTDAETGQPISDALVKTNLVNNQKLTSTRERQHWMTRTDKDGRFRIDGLPAGNGNRLIVHGPKNEPYIPVEAIASESTGMPANRTYKIDFKLKRGIWAEGRAYEAETNEPFQGTIAYYWFRNRDLETTYPGKIRVDVDGQNYTDADGNYRIPVLPTAGVIAFSTGNRDHARMAVYPRGYGEFELIKYRNANGGYPYYDTAPSFLIPGNYNRVALVDPNSEESVVRVDLPIRKSQPIPVTILDPGGKPATAKLEIYGGNERWGWQDKMPKDFVVEDLLPDERRKVFAFDRTRDLIGGTIVEHGEGKQFEIKLSAAGRVHGRLIDADGEPITDGELIIEWGDLRRDDRTAIWARVEGKRYAPSKIIPDDDGRFEVLGLSPEWQYSARVSRDNRMIGRAFRSLVIQPGEDRDLGDITIESSND from the coding sequence ATGAACGCTTTCAGTTGGATTGAGTCGGTTTGGCAGATCGGAATGCTGTACGCAGTGCAGTCAACGATTTTGATCTTGGGCGTGATGGCTGTGGTTCGGCTTTGCCGGGTTCGCGACGCTGCGGTGCTGTCGATGATCTATCGCTTTACAATGGTGGCGGTGGTCGTGTCGCCCCTGGTGACCGTCGGCATGAAACAAGCACAAGTCGACGGTTGGTGGCCCGTCACGCCAACCCAGGAGGTGGCGGCCGAGGCGAATACTTCGTTCTCCACGCGTGCGATCGCGATGCCAAATGAGTTTGCGACCAGCGGCGACGTTCCACCACAGAGAATTGAGAATGAGGCTGTTCCCAATGAACCGGTCGCGTTGGCTGCTTCGGATTTGCAGCCAGTGTTTGATGTTCCACCGCCAAACGAGCTGGCCGGTGTCGAAGACGTTGGCGACGAAACGATACTGACCACAATCGACGCCACAGCGACAGCCGGCGCTGGAGCGTTCTTCGTTTGCAGAACAATTGCAGTCGCGGCTTGGTTGGTTGTGTCCCTGGCGTTGCTGATCCGGCACGGCCGAGCTTTTCTGTCACTGAGGCGATCCTTGAGACGCAGCGTGCCGGCAAGTTCGGAGATCCAAGCTCTCTGCGACCAAATGGCCCGCGACCTTCAAGCGACGTCGCCGCGAGTCATTTGCAGTCCGTACTTCGAGAGTCCGTTCTTGTCGGGCGTATGGAATCCGATCATTCATTTGTGCAGTGACGACGTTGGCATGATGGAGTCCAGCGATGATGCGGAAATTCGCGATGTCCTCGCCCATGAACTCGCACACTTGAAGCGTCATGATTTGATCGTGCGGATGGTGAACCACGCGGTTCTGTCGCTGCTGTTTTTCCAACCACTGCTGTGGCGATTGGTGGATTGGATCGAGGGCACCGCCGAAGACGTTTGCGACGACTTCGCTTTGGGGCTCGGTGCGTCGCGTCAATGCTACGCGCGTCGGCTGGTTGACTTAGCCGAACGTTGCGACTTTCCCCTTGGCTCCGCCGTCGGAATTGCGTCGGGCAACAGCATGCTCCAGCACCGGGTCAAGCGAATCATGGAAGACGGTCGTCGACTCTCAACGGCAGCGGGAACGAAGGCAAAATGGTCAGCAGCAGCCGTGTCGGTGGCAGCCGTCTTGATCGCGGGTTTGTCGTTCACTCCTGCGGCGATCGTGTCGGCCGGTCCGCCGAGGGACCTGGCAATCGCTCAACCAGAAACCGACGAGTCGACGCAGTTGCCAGAAGAAAAGCTGGCGAAAACCGATGCGACGGCCGAAACGCCCACTTCAGCCGAAGTGCCTCTGGGCGTGATTCGCGGGACGATTCTCGGTAGCGACGGACCAAAGGCCGGTGCGGATGTCTATTGGTGGCGAAGTCGTGTTTACGACGATGACCCGATGAAGCCCGTCAAGGTCACGACAGATGAGAACGGCAAGTTTGAACTCAAACGCACTGCCCCAGCACCGGATCAAGTTGGAGTCTGGGAGATGAGTGAACTCATGGTTGTCCGTGCGAAGGGGTACGCCTTCAATACCGCCAGTCCTCGGAAGTTCGGTTCCGCGACCGGATTCAACCCAGATTGGCCTGAGCAGAATAGCCAACTCCCAAAACCCGGCGCGACATTCCAACTCAACAAGGAAGGCCCCGCCGTGTCAGGGAAATTGGTCGATATTGAAGGCCAGCCGATCGAGAACGCAAGCGTTCGTATTCGGTGGTTTTCAAAACGCTGGTTCAGGAACAGCGGCGGTGGCATTCAAAATTCACGCCCAAAAAATCCGGTCCCAGAGACCGAAGAAGATTTGATCCGTGATGTCAATCGCCTTGTTAATACCATCGAGCAGGTGCCGCTCCGCGATGCCTTGCCGAGGGCGACGACGGATGCCGAGGGTCGATTCAGATTGACTGAATTGCCGGCCGATTGCTTTTTCGAATTACTGATCGAGCGAGACGGTTTTGAATCAACCACTCTAGTTGTTCGCAACGACGGTGGTGAAAACGTCGTGACCGTTCCACAAGCCGAGGGCTATGCCCATAAACCGCCAACGAAGTTGTATCCGCCCAATTTCGAGGCGGTTATCGGACCGTCGTCGGTCGTGATGGGCACGGTGACCGATGCCGAAACGGGACAGCCGATCAGCGACGCTTTGGTGAAGACCAATCTCGTCAATAATCAGAAACTGACGTCGACTCGCGAACGTCAACACTGGATGACCAGGACGGATAAAGACGGACGATTCCGAATCGACGGATTGCCGGCCGGAAACGGCAACCGCTTGATCGTCCATGGACCTAAAAATGAACCGTACATTCCGGTCGAAGCCATCGCCAGCGAATCTACCGGGATGCCGGCAAACCGCACTTACAAAATCGACTTCAAATTGAAGCGGGGAATCTGGGCCGAGGGACGAGCGTACGAAGCGGAAACAAATGAACCGTTTCAAGGCACGATTGCCTACTATTGGTTTCGCAATCGCGATTTAGAAACCACCTACCCAGGAAAGATTCGTGTCGACGTAGACGGCCAAAATTACACCGATGCAGATGGCAATTACCGCATTCCGGTCCTGCCCACCGCTGGCGTGATTGCGTTCAGCACCGGCAACCGCGACCACGCACGCATGGCGGTCTACCCAAGAGGGTACGGCGAATTTGAACTGATAAAGTACCGAAATGCCAACGGCGGTTATCCGTATTACGACACCGCGCCGAGTTTCCTCATCCCCGGCAACTACAACCGGGTTGCCCTCGTCGACCCGAATTCGGAGGAGTCTGTCGTGAGGGTAGATTTACCGATCAGAAAATCGCAACCCATCCCAGTCACGATCCTCGATCCCGGTGGAAAGCCCGCAACCGCGAAACTGGAAATCTATGGCGGCAATGAGCGGTGGGGATGGCAAGATAAAATGCCAAAGGACTTTGTCGTGGAAGATCTACTTCCTGATGAACGCAGAAAAGTGTTCGCGTTTGACCGGACGCGAGACTTAATCGGTGGCACGATCGTCGAGCATGGCGAAGGAAAACAATTTGAAATCAAGCTGTCAGCTGCGGGGCGTGTCCATGGTCGACTGATCGACGCGGATGGCGAACCAATCACGGATGGAGAACTGATCATCGAATGGGGGGATCTTCGGCGTGACGATCGAACTGCGATCTGGGCTCGAGTCGAAGGGAAACGATACGCGCCATCGAAGATCATTCCCGACGATGACGGACGCTTCGAGGTGCTCGGCCTATCGCCCGAGTGGCAGTATTCAGCTCGAGTCAGCCGCGACAATCGAATGATCGGCCGAGCATTCCGCTCCCTGGTGATCCAACCAGGAGAAGACCGCGACCTCGGCGATATCACCATCGAAAGCTCGAATGATTGA
- a CDS encoding DUF1800 domain-containing protein — protein MKVANLAEWKPYEPTESRPWDLRLVHHLHRRAGFGANWGELQRDIDAGPQDAVSRILTVANLTKSFGDAGIGGEPKALTNSATDFDSLQQLIGDAAVSSGDINRLKAWWFYRMLYCGDPLTERMTLMWHNHFATSNLKVANVAMMKRQNDLMRQHALGKFGDLLRAVIKDAAMMVWLDANANRKGKPNENLARELMELFTLGVGHYSETDVKEVARALTGWTVRGGDFEHVMAYHDGGTKQILGEQGSFDGDDVLDILLKQEPLARRIAMRLCEAFFGEAVITDDALDELAGGLRDHDLDIGWAVETILRSETFFSDTNIGNRVHDPIQFMIGPLRALEMLDPPPSTLLLAEWASKLGQDLFYPPNVFGWPGGRSWLTTRTMIGRANYVSALCRGELHRPNHPPDIEALAIKQGCSTPADQSKLASTLLLGHENAPGDIEAILRRPASQLG, from the coding sequence GTGAAAGTCGCAAACCTAGCCGAGTGGAAGCCTTATGAGCCGACTGAGTCTCGTCCGTGGGATTTGCGCCTTGTTCATCACCTTCACCGACGAGCCGGATTCGGTGCGAATTGGGGTGAGTTGCAACGAGACATCGACGCCGGTCCACAAGATGCGGTCAGCCGAATCCTGACCGTTGCGAATCTCACCAAGAGTTTCGGCGATGCTGGAATCGGAGGCGAACCGAAAGCCTTGACGAATTCCGCTACGGATTTTGATTCACTTCAGCAACTGATCGGTGACGCTGCGGTCAGTTCCGGTGACATCAATCGGCTGAAGGCGTGGTGGTTCTATCGAATGCTATATTGCGGTGATCCGCTGACCGAACGCATGACGCTGATGTGGCACAATCACTTTGCCACCAGCAACTTGAAGGTCGCCAATGTCGCGATGATGAAACGCCAAAACGACTTGATGCGACAACATGCGTTGGGAAAGTTCGGCGATCTGTTGCGAGCGGTCATCAAGGATGCGGCGATGATGGTCTGGCTGGATGCAAACGCCAATCGAAAAGGCAAACCGAACGAGAACCTCGCTCGCGAGTTGATGGAACTGTTCACGCTGGGGGTCGGACACTACAGCGAAACCGATGTGAAAGAAGTCGCCCGAGCACTCACCGGCTGGACGGTCCGCGGCGGCGATTTCGAGCACGTGATGGCTTACCACGATGGTGGAACCAAACAAATACTCGGTGAGCAGGGGAGTTTTGACGGTGACGACGTTCTGGACATTCTGCTGAAGCAGGAACCGCTTGCCCGTCGAATCGCGATGCGTTTGTGCGAAGCGTTTTTTGGCGAAGCTGTCATCACCGATGACGCGCTCGACGAACTTGCCGGCGGTCTTCGCGACCACGACCTGGATATTGGCTGGGCTGTTGAAACCATTCTCCGCAGCGAAACGTTCTTTTCGGATACCAACATTGGCAATCGTGTGCATGATCCGATTCAGTTCATGATCGGACCTCTACGAGCCTTGGAAATGCTCGATCCGCCGCCGAGCACCTTGTTGCTCGCAGAATGGGCGTCCAAACTCGGCCAAGATTTGTTCTATCCACCCAATGTATTCGGATGGCCCGGCGGTCGGTCGTGGCTAACGACCCGAACGATGATCGGCCGCGCCAACTATGTGTCCGCGTTGTGTCGGGGCGAGTTGCATCGCCCGAACCATCCACCGGACATCGAGGCGCTGGCGATCAAACAGGGTTGTTCGACACCGGCTGATCAATCCAAGCTCGCGAGCACGTTGCTTCTAGGTCACGAGAATGCACCCGGCGACATTGAAGCGATCCTTCGGCGACCGGCGTCGCAACTCGGTTAG
- a CDS encoding BlaI/MecI/CopY family transcriptional regulator produces MNTTQLGRVQLLIMQVLWENERATAREITDRINQSEPIAHSTVQTLLRGLEDKQAVDHETEGRTFTFFPLICEADFKQSATQDLLTRVFRGSVEGLVAHLLQSEDVSADELADLRKLINRQAKKKGS; encoded by the coding sequence ATGAACACGACGCAACTGGGACGGGTGCAACTGCTGATCATGCAGGTGCTCTGGGAAAACGAACGGGCGACCGCTCGTGAGATCACCGACCGAATCAATCAGTCCGAACCGATCGCTCACAGCACCGTGCAAACGCTGCTGCGAGGATTGGAAGATAAGCAAGCGGTCGACCATGAAACCGAGGGACGCACCTTCACGTTCTTTCCGTTGATTTGCGAAGCGGACTTCAAGCAATCGGCGACCCAAGACCTGCTCACCCGTGTCTTCCGCGGCAGCGTCGAAGGGTTGGTCGCCCACTTGCTGCAAAGCGAAGACGTTTCCGCGGATGAACTCGCTGACCTTCGCAAACTGATCAACCGCCAAGCCAAGAAGAAGGGATCGTGA
- a CDS encoding M56 family metallopeptidase, translating to MNTLSDQLVLWGVNVLIHSTVLAAVLLCVAMLFRKRAALRYWILCCGLLLVLGSPAVSALIQSNGSGWVALALPNESVPATAVAVTDPPMTANDLSMQHLPSQQVNAFITPPVPDANHVEEFADRPIVSKPMTAAEVPVKPSAWTSEESRSPMQWLAIIVTIATAVWAAGTTLLLVRMAIGWIRLAGILRRAETIADPDYVAAFTKACALAGCKEARMPRLLASDEVSGPLAAGIFAGSVVLPKQLIAESSPTDLTDVLIHEVAHVVRRDPIVVVLQNLVAAIYWPHPLVRRLNRELAKAREEVCDNFVLATTDAPLYSRTLLSLAQLVQQPETLPGSVGFFASRWKLEQRVAGLLDENRDTQTLLSKRGWAFVLVSTVGLLAAICFGTLTMATAQNKIDESTAKSEADSNELAISGIVREQSGDPIGGAKIWLAVTSFEFNSEVNMENREGLLRELGSTDEQGRFECLLDTTTALEIRNRPRFARVQIIATSDGHGMDWLPLDVFQDDPIPSQERGLLQSRIDDAFGDGRFASRTLVLRPESQPVQGRLVDLEGNRLSNVTVFVESLRQPNVPQLMNALENAWKQGVYDAMSSTGVAGGLARTELQKLFPPIKTDENGEFQIRGIGDDQLATLVFQDERIEARPVHVLGREMEMVSLPYRDQKPDGTKDLFVGRDFNHFAAPSIPIEGTVTDYDTGKPIADVLVSVERLFRHKYAKLRLDTRHMRAVTDEQGRFRITGMPPGEGHILEAVPPKSEPYLPAPQEVSLSLEDGKTKRIEIKLKRGVCIEGRITDIETGEPRSAAIDYMALSENPYAIDVAGWDPKLRLDPVRVEQRYVTDSDGRYRLLGLPGPGVLLVTSLDPGYPLATGVETIEGYDQSVGTLPTTPFPIKASNWHLVKQINPAKDAISLTTDLTLDGGVRIPGRVVGPDGKPVSDLYALGLTEGDKYWSPKYHDKVRLTDQFTVNGYDGKGPRQLFFKNQDETLVGQYRLEGTAPPEIAVKLEPSVRVTGRLIENETGLPAARYFVACGECLLSGNAPPLDFMIHWCHSDNDGEFEIKGLMAGHVYKMKARDRSGKKVDFTIDLTDTKPGDVIDLDEFGRTSSKRSRYMYVPMRIGWSCL from the coding sequence ATGAATACACTCTCTGACCAACTGGTTCTGTGGGGAGTCAACGTCTTGATTCACTCGACGGTTTTGGCAGCGGTTTTGTTGTGCGTCGCGATGTTGTTTCGCAAGCGAGCCGCCCTGCGGTATTGGATTCTGTGTTGCGGTCTGTTATTGGTATTGGGCAGTCCCGCGGTTTCGGCATTGATTCAATCCAACGGAAGTGGCTGGGTGGCACTCGCTTTGCCAAATGAATCCGTTCCAGCAACCGCGGTTGCCGTAACCGACCCGCCAATGACGGCAAACGACTTGTCGATGCAACACTTGCCATCACAGCAAGTCAATGCATTCATCACGCCTCCGGTCCCGGACGCGAACCACGTCGAAGAGTTTGCTGATAGGCCCATCGTAAGCAAGCCAATGACGGCTGCCGAGGTTCCGGTGAAGCCCTCCGCTTGGACGTCCGAAGAGTCTCGCTCACCGATGCAGTGGCTCGCGATCATCGTGACCATCGCCACGGCCGTTTGGGCGGCGGGCACGACGCTGTTGCTGGTGCGAATGGCGATAGGCTGGATCCGGCTCGCAGGGATTCTGCGCCGAGCAGAAACCATCGCAGATCCTGATTACGTGGCAGCGTTCACAAAAGCATGTGCGTTGGCCGGTTGTAAGGAAGCACGCATGCCGCGCTTGCTTGCGTCCGATGAAGTCAGCGGCCCGCTCGCCGCGGGAATCTTTGCCGGGTCAGTCGTCCTTCCCAAACAGCTGATTGCGGAGTCGAGTCCGACTGATCTAACCGATGTCCTGATTCATGAAGTCGCTCACGTCGTCCGGCGAGACCCGATTGTCGTTGTGTTGCAAAACCTCGTCGCAGCGATCTATTGGCCGCACCCGCTGGTGCGAAGGCTGAACCGCGAACTCGCCAAAGCCCGCGAAGAGGTCTGCGACAATTTCGTCTTGGCGACGACCGATGCACCCCTCTACAGCCGCACGCTGCTGTCGTTGGCTCAACTCGTCCAGCAGCCCGAAACGCTCCCTGGAAGCGTCGGTTTCTTCGCATCACGTTGGAAATTGGAACAACGCGTCGCGGGGCTACTCGATGAGAACCGCGACACGCAAACTTTATTGAGCAAACGCGGATGGGCATTTGTACTGGTTTCAACGGTCGGTTTGCTGGCAGCCATCTGCTTCGGCACCCTCACCATGGCAACGGCACAGAACAAGATCGATGAATCGACCGCCAAGTCAGAAGCGGATTCAAACGAGCTTGCGATCAGCGGTATCGTTCGCGAACAGAGTGGAGACCCGATTGGCGGAGCGAAGATCTGGTTGGCCGTCACATCGTTCGAGTTCAATAGTGAAGTGAATATGGAGAATCGGGAGGGGTTGCTGCGTGAGTTGGGTTCAACGGATGAGCAGGGCCGGTTTGAGTGCTTACTGGACACAACAACGGCTTTGGAAATCCGCAACCGCCCTCGATTCGCTCGGGTTCAAATTATTGCAACGTCTGATGGGCATGGGATGGATTGGTTGCCACTGGATGTGTTCCAGGACGATCCGATTCCCAGTCAGGAGAGAGGTCTACTGCAGTCCAGAATCGATGACGCGTTTGGCGATGGACGGTTCGCCAGCAGAACACTTGTCTTGCGACCCGAGTCGCAGCCGGTACAGGGACGGCTGGTCGATCTGGAAGGCAACCGATTGTCGAACGTGACCGTGTTCGTCGAAAGCCTTCGTCAACCAAACGTTCCGCAGTTGATGAACGCCCTGGAGAATGCTTGGAAGCAGGGCGTGTATGACGCGATGAGTTCAACTGGCGTCGCTGGCGGACTTGCCAGAACCGAGCTGCAAAAACTCTTCCCTCCGATCAAGACGGACGAAAACGGCGAGTTTCAAATTCGCGGCATTGGCGATGATCAACTAGCCACGCTTGTCTTTCAAGACGAACGTATCGAAGCCCGCCCCGTGCATGTTCTCGGTCGCGAGATGGAGATGGTCAGCCTGCCATATAGGGATCAAAAACCCGACGGAACGAAGGACTTATTCGTCGGACGAGACTTTAACCATTTCGCCGCCCCATCGATTCCAATCGAAGGGACTGTCACGGACTACGACACGGGCAAACCTATCGCAGACGTATTGGTCTCTGTCGAGCGACTATTCAGACACAAGTACGCAAAGTTGCGGCTGGACACCCGCCACATGCGTGCGGTGACCGATGAGCAAGGTCGCTTTCGTATCACCGGGATGCCGCCGGGGGAAGGCCACATTCTTGAAGCCGTTCCGCCAAAGTCCGAGCCTTACCTGCCCGCACCGCAAGAAGTTTCTCTGAGTCTTGAGGATGGCAAGACGAAACGCATCGAAATCAAGCTCAAGCGGGGCGTCTGCATCGAAGGGCGTATCACGGATATAGAAACTGGCGAACCACGATCGGCGGCGATCGACTACATGGCGTTGAGTGAGAACCCATACGCGATCGATGTAGCCGGATGGGACCCCAAGTTGAGGTTAGATCCTGTCCGGGTTGAGCAGCGCTACGTGACGGACAGCGATGGCCGGTATCGTTTGCTCGGTCTGCCCGGACCCGGCGTGTTGTTGGTCACGTCGCTCGATCCGGGTTATCCGTTGGCAACCGGCGTCGAAACGATCGAAGGCTATGATCAGTCCGTTGGCACGCTTCCCACAACGCCTTTTCCCATCAAGGCCTCCAATTGGCACCTGGTAAAACAGATCAATCCGGCGAAAGACGCAATCTCATTGACGACTGACCTGACGCTCGATGGTGGCGTCCGCATTCCCGGTCGCGTCGTCGGCCCCGATGGAAAACCGGTTTCGGACCTTTACGCCCTCGGGTTAACGGAGGGCGACAAGTACTGGAGCCCAAAGTATCACGACAAGGTTCGCTTGACTGATCAGTTCACGGTCAACGGCTATGACGGCAAGGGGCCACGTCAACTGTTCTTTAAAAACCAAGACGAAACGCTCGTCGGACAGTATCGGCTTGAAGGCACCGCACCGCCGGAGATCGCTGTCAAACTCGAACCGTCCGTGCGAGTCACCGGACGTTTGATTGAGAACGAAACCGGTCTTCCCGCGGCGCGATACTTTGTTGCCTGCGGGGAGTGCTTGCTAAGCGGAAACGCTCCGCCATTGGACTTCATGATTCATTGGTGCCATAGCGACAACGATGGCGAATTTGAGATCAAGGGTTTGATGGCAGGTCATGTCTATAAGATGAAGGCTCGCGATCGAAGCGGCAAGAAAGTTGACTTCACGATTGACCTGACGGATACCAAGCCCGGCGATGTCATCGACCTGGACGAGTTCGGTCGCACTTCATCGAAGCGTTCTCGCTATATGTACGTACCGATGCGCATTGGATGGAGTTGTTTGTGA
- a CDS encoding protein-tyrosine phosphatase family protein: MAAAVLIVSGKAQTAADAIAMIQAVRPGVELNKAQRLILEQI; this comes from the coding sequence GTGGCCGCGGCCGTCTTGATCGTGTCCGGTAAGGCACAAACGGCGGCGGACGCGATCGCGATGATTCAGGCGGTCCGTCCCGGTGTTGAATTGAACAAAGCACAACGATTGATCTTGGAGCAAATTTAA
- a CDS encoding BlaI/MecI/CopY family transcriptional regulator: protein MAKPDTTPLTQAQREIMEVVWDQEEVTVTQVRDELGKRREVARNTIQTMIVRLEERGWLKHRTEGRTFWYSANRPRTASLGAKVAQMVDRLFAGSPEEMVTALMEYRGLSADEADRIREMIDTAETNSPKKVNRKPGRKRGGQS from the coding sequence ATGGCGAAGCCGGACACGACACCGCTGACGCAGGCGCAGCGGGAGATCATGGAGGTGGTTTGGGATCAGGAGGAAGTCACGGTCACACAGGTGCGAGACGAGCTTGGCAAGCGGCGCGAGGTCGCTCGCAACACGATCCAAACGATGATCGTTCGCCTCGAAGAACGTGGCTGGCTGAAGCACCGGACCGAAGGCCGAACGTTCTGGTACTCCGCCAACCGACCTCGCACCGCTTCCCTCGGGGCAAAGGTTGCTCAAATGGTGGATCGGCTATTCGCCGGTTCGCCGGAAGAAATGGTCACAGCGCTCATGGAATATCGCGGACTGTCGGCCGATGAAGCCGATCGGATTCGTGAGATGATCGACACGGCGGAGACGAACTCGCCCAAGAAGGTGAATCGCAAACCGGGCCGAAAACGCGGAGGTCAATCATGA